In Toxotes jaculatrix isolate fToxJac2 chromosome 12, fToxJac2.pri, whole genome shotgun sequence, the following are encoded in one genomic region:
- the jakmip2 gene encoding janus kinase and microtubule-interacting protein 2, translated as MAKKGRTKGEKPEALISALQAANEDLRSKLTDIQIELHQEKCKVSKLERDKVQEVKRVREQEQHRHTAMLTEQRAKWHEEKQKELQALRENLTRQHEQELARHAKIKDQENQRLKAALSAMRDGSGEKVRTALTLEAKEEARRFFDQERVKLLQEIAELKATKKQTDEALSNMIQADKMKAGDLRVEHQQHQEQISKIKWDCERDIRRLVDEIKSKDRTIFALEKELESTTGFLQKLQLQKDALDEQLFLVKEAECGLGSPKREIPGRAGDGAEHCGSPDLRRNQRRIAELNSTIRKLEDRNSLLVDERNELLKRVRESEKQCKPLLDKNKLLNKRNDDLTQTIQKLEEKLKSLVKENLEMKEKISSHPPLKKLKSLNDLDQAHDDQEIAFLKLQVLEQQSMIDELTRDREKLLRKKRHKRSSRPIKRPIVVDTFFGYDEESVDSETSSVASFRMDRTPATPDEDLDEGLASEESELRFRQLTREYQALQRAYALLQEQKGGILDAEMEAKAHEQLQADVLRYKAKIEDLEKELTLKGQDSKWVEEKQLFLRRNQELLEKVEKMESECSRLQQELQDSKDQNELLEFRILELEERERRSPPFNHLRMHPFSEGVSALQIYCMKEGVKDVCIPDLIKLLDILGDNGNLRNEEQVAIIQASTVLSLAEKWIQQIEGTEAALHQKMVDLEIEMEMFCKQKGYLEEELDYRKQALDQAYMQIQELEATLYNALQQDKVIKYGEPLDELQRDELRSAVEKLRRQMLRKSREYDCQILQERMELLHQAHQRIRDLEDKTEIQRRQIKDLEEKVVCQLGDLVCDYSVIYFLDKHGTVCVAVAASVITSVTAVSIRWMCRVLAMDVHTSDFILFVF; from the exons ATGGCCAAGAAAGGGCGTACGAAGGGCGAGAAGCCTGAAGCGCTCATCTCTGCCCTGCAGGCAGCCAATGAAGATCTCAGGTCCAAGCTGACTGACATTCAAATAGAGCTACACCAAGAAAAATGCAAG GTGAGCAAGCTGGAGCGCGACAAGGTGCAGGAGGTGAAGAGGGTGCGAGAACAGGAGCAGCACCGTCACACTGCCATGTTAACGGAGCAGCGGGCCAAGTGGCACGAGGAGAAACAAAAGGAGCTCCAGGCTCTCAGGGAAAACCTGACCCGGCAGCATGAGCAGGAGCTGGCCCGCCATGCCAAAATCAAAGACCAGGAGAACCAGAGGCTCAAAGCAGCACTGAGCGCCATGCGCGATGGCAGTGGAGAGAAG GTGCGCACAGCACTCACCCTGGAAGCCAAGGAGGAGGCACGTCGCTTCTTTGACCAGGAGAGAGTGAAGCTTCTGCAGGAGATAGCGGAGCTGAAGGCTACTAAGAAGCAGACCGACGAGGCTCTCAGCAACATGATCCAGGCCGACAAGATGAAGGCTGGCGACCTGCGGGTGgagcaccagcagcaccaggagCAGATCTCCAAGATTAAGTGGGACTGTGAGAGGGACATCCGCAGACTG GTGGATGAAATCAAATCTAAAGACCGCACCATCTTCGCTCTGGAGAAGGAGCTGGAGTCAACGACGGGATTCTTACAGAAGCTTCAGCTTCAGAAGGACGCGCTGGATGAACAACTGTTCCTTGTCAAGGAGGCTGAATGCGGCCTGGGAAGCCCGAAAAGAGAGATCCCAGGCAGAGCTGGAGATGGAGCAGAGCACTGTGGCAGCCCA gaCCTGAGGAGAAACCAGAGGCGCATTGCTGAACTCAACTCAACTATACGCAAACTGGAGGACCGCAACTCGCTACTGGTCGATGAGAGGAATGAACTG CTGAAGCGAGTTCGAGAATCAGAAAAGCAGTGCAAGCCCCTGCTGGATAAGAACAAGCTGCTGAATAAGAGGAATGATGATTTGACCCAGACTATCcagaagctggaggagaagcTCAAGAGCCTGGTCAAGGAGAACCTTGAGATG AAGGAGAAGATCAGCTCACATCCTCCACTGAAGAAGCTCAAGTCTCTCAATGACCTGGACCAAGCCCACGATGACCAGGAAATAGCTTTTCTCAAGCTTCAAGTCCTGGAGCAACAAAGCATGATTGACGAACTGACGAGA gatcGTGAAAAACTGCTAAGAAAGAAAAGGCATAAAAGAAGTTCGAGGCCAATAAAG aggCCCATCGTAGTAGACACCTTCTTCGGGTATGATGAAGAGTCTGTGGATTCGGAGACGTCCTCAGTGGCGTCATTCCGGATGGACAGAACTCCTGCGACTCCTGATGAAGACCTGGATGAG GGTCTAGCCAGTGAGGAGTCAGAGCTGCGTTTCCGTCAGCTGACCAGGGAGTACCAGGCCTTACAGAGAGCCTATGCCCTGCTGCAGGAGCAGAAAGGAGGCATACTGGATGCTGAGATGGAAGCCAAG GCTCACGAGCAGCTCCAAGCAGATGTTCTCAGGTATAAAGCCAAAATAGAGGACTTGGAGAAAGAACTGACACTGAAGGGAcag GACTCCAAATGGGTGGAGGAGAAGCAGCTCTTCTTACGAAGGAACCAGGAGCTATTAGAGAAG GTGGAAAAGATGGAGTCAGAGTGCAGTCGCCTGCAGCAGGAGCTACAGGACTCCAAAGACCAGAATGAACTGTTAGAGTTTAGGATACTGGAGCTGGAG GAGCGTGAGAGGAGATCACCTCCATTCAACCACCTGAGGATGCATCCCTTTTCTGAAGGAGTCAGTGCGCTACAGATCTATTGTATGAAGGAAGGGGTGAAG GACGTGTGCATTCCAGATCTCATTAAACTTCTAGATATCCTGGGAGACAATGGG AACTTAAGAAATGAAGAGCAGGTGGCAATTATCCAGGCTAGCACTGTTTTGTCACTTGCAGAAAAG TGGATTCAGCAGATTGAGGGGACAGAGGCAGCACTGCACCAGAAGATGGTTGACCTGGAAATAGAGATG GAAATGTTCTGTAAACAGAAAGGATATTtagaggaggagctggactaCAGAAAACAGGCCCTGGACCAGGCCTACATG CAAATCCAGGAATTGGAAGCAACATTATACAACGCCCTGCAGCAGGACAAG GTGATAAAATACGGTGAGCCTCTGGATGAGCTTCAGAGGGATGAGCTGCGGTCGGCGGTTGAGAAGCTGAGGAGGCAGATGCTGAGGAAGAGTCGAGAGTACGACTGCCAGATCCTCCAGGAGAGGATGGAGCTGCTGCACCAGGCGCACCAG AGAATTCGTGACCTTGAAGACAAGACAGAAATCCAGAGGAGGCAGATTAAAGATTTGGAGGAAAAG gtggtGTGTCAGCTTGGAGATCTTGTTTGTGACtacagtgttatttattttctggACAAGCATGGAACAGTGTGTGTAGCAGTGGCTGCTAGTGTCATAACATCAGTGACTGCTGTCAGTATAAGGTGGATGTGTCGTGTGTTGGCCATGGATGTTCAcacttcag